The following are encoded together in the Dickeya lacustris genome:
- a CDS encoding PAS domain-containing sensor histidine kinase, giving the protein MLYTAPQPQPADDVPPLGLVDFAFSRIKDAIYIVNDTEQFCYANDEACRVLGYRRCEFRRMRMRDIDPGWEKDETHRHWRDQRAWTRGLTFETRHQTRLGVIFPVEVSVNHFRHKGRKYSMCVVRDIRERKRIEQLAYAREQEFRALVENTPDLIVRFDPQLNCQYANPATLAHLHFTAEQLRGRRLTDLLPQARCAQRILQLVQQVVATHSSIEGELEEDIGMTEERHRVIHHIRCVPEFDQNGRLTSILTVGRDITAMRYAEKKLEHSHMQLRLLARQREISREEERKHIAREIHDELGQHLTSMRMSLSLMRMQFGRDNPHMMTQLQNLMSLSDKTIQVVRNVATRLRPNVLDMGLTPALEWLRDEFIRQYHCACLLLAPEPEVVLNDECATAAFRVVQESLTNIARYADATRVVITLENHAGLIVLSVRDNGKGFDARTPKPHAFGLMSMKERGRMLGGEVVIESQPGAGTLVRLTFPKESA; this is encoded by the coding sequence ATGTTATATACCGCACCACAACCCCAGCCTGCCGATGATGTCCCGCCGCTGGGCCTGGTGGATTTTGCTTTTAGTCGTATTAAAGATGCCATTTATATTGTTAATGATACTGAACAGTTTTGCTATGCCAATGATGAGGCGTGCCGGGTGTTGGGGTACCGCCGCTGTGAGTTTCGCCGAATGCGTATGCGGGACATCGACCCCGGTTGGGAAAAGGATGAAACCCATCGCCACTGGCGTGATCAACGCGCCTGGACGCGTGGACTTACCTTTGAAACCCGCCATCAAACCCGTCTGGGGGTGATTTTTCCGGTTGAAGTCAGCGTGAATCATTTCAGACACAAAGGACGAAAATACAGTATGTGCGTCGTCAGAGATATTCGTGAGCGTAAGCGTATTGAACAGTTAGCCTATGCGCGCGAGCAGGAGTTTCGCGCGTTGGTCGAAAATACCCCAGACTTGATCGTGCGCTTTGACCCACAGCTCAATTGCCAATACGCCAACCCGGCGACGTTAGCCCATCTGCATTTTACCGCCGAGCAACTGCGCGGGCGACGGTTGACCGATTTGCTGCCCCAGGCACGCTGTGCCCAACGCATCCTGCAATTGGTTCAACAGGTCGTGGCTACGCACAGCAGTATTGAAGGCGAGCTGGAAGAGGACATCGGCATGACGGAGGAGCGCCATCGGGTTATCCACCATATTCGCTGTGTGCCGGAGTTCGATCAAAATGGCCGGTTGACCTCGATTCTCACCGTCGGGCGCGACATTACCGCGATGCGCTACGCGGAAAAAAAGCTCGAGCATTCACATATGCAATTGCGGCTGTTGGCGCGCCAGCGCGAGATTTCGCGTGAAGAGGAGCGCAAACACATTGCCCGCGAAATTCACGATGAGCTGGGCCAGCACCTGACGTCTATGCGCATGAGCCTGTCGCTGATGCGCATGCAGTTTGGCCGCGACAACCCTCATATGATGACGCAATTACAGAATTTAATGTCGTTATCCGATAAAACCATCCAGGTGGTGAGAAACGTCGCGACGCGCTTGCGCCCTAATGTGCTGGATATGGGGCTGACCCCGGCGCTGGAGTGGCTGCGTGATGAATTTATTCGTCAGTATCACTGCGCATGCCTGTTATTGGCGCCTGAGCCGGAAGTGGTGCTCAATGACGAATGTGCGACCGCCGCCTTTCGGGTGGTGCAAGAATCGTTGACCAATATTGCGCGCTATGCCGATGCCACCAGAGTCGTCATCACGCTGGAGAATCACGCGGGTTTGATCGTGCTGAGTGTGCGCGATAACGGCAAAGGATTTGATGCCAGAACCCCTAAACCGCATGCCTTTGGCCTGATGAGCATGAAAGAGCGCGGACGGATGCTGGGCGGCGAAGTGGTGATTGAAAGTCAGCCCGGCGCCGGGACGTTGGTCAGGCTGACATTTCCAAAAGAGAGTGCGTAG
- a CDS encoding response regulator: MDRRIKLMIADDHVIMREGLKQIFALDEALEVVAEAGTGSQVLTQLREVHIDLLLLDMSMPGICGEELIIRIVAQYPRLPILVLSMYSEPQIARRVLKSGALGYITKDKDPEALLSAIRRVAQGARYIDHSIAEQIVFADCQYRGEGRHELLTAREHQIMVMLAQGQGVNAIAQALAISNKTVSTHKSRLMEKMQFTTNADIVKYALSQRLIA, encoded by the coding sequence ATGGACAGACGTATAAAGCTGATGATCGCCGATGATCACGTGATCATGCGTGAAGGATTAAAACAGATCTTTGCGCTGGATGAGGCGCTGGAGGTTGTCGCGGAGGCCGGTACGGGGTCGCAGGTATTAACGCAACTGCGCGAGGTTCACATCGATTTACTGTTGCTGGATATGAGCATGCCGGGTATTTGCGGCGAGGAGCTGATTATCCGCATTGTCGCGCAGTACCCACGCCTGCCGATTCTGGTGCTGAGTATGTACAGTGAACCGCAAATTGCGCGCCGGGTGCTAAAAAGCGGCGCGCTTGGCTATATCACCAAGGATAAAGACCCGGAGGCGCTGCTGTCGGCAATCCGTCGGGTGGCCCAGGGCGCTCGCTATATTGACCACAGCATTGCCGAACAGATTGTCTTTGCCGATTGCCAGTATCGCGGCGAGGGGCGGCATGAACTGCTCACCGCCCGAGAGCACCAGATAATGGTGATGCTGGCGCAAGGGCAGGGCGTCAATGCCATTGCGCAGGCGCTGGCTATCAGCAATAAAACGGTCAGTACCCACAAATCCCGGCTGATGGAGAAAATGCAGTTCACGACCAATGCCGATATTGTGAAGTACGCCCTGAGTCAGCGTTTAATCGCCTGA
- the sctR gene encoding type III secretion system export apparatus subunit SctR produces MTAGGFDPVMFALFLGSLSLIPLMMIICTCFLKISMVLIITRNAIGVQQVPPNMALYGIALAATLFVMAPVFSDIKQRFQDNPVNFSNLDALESSVSKGIEPLQKFMSRNTDPDILTHLHENSLRMWPAAMAEKVTTQNVLLVLPAYVLSELQAGFKIGFLIYIPFIVIDLIVSNVLLALGMQMVAPTTLSLPLKMLLFVLVNGWTRLLDGLFYSYL; encoded by the coding sequence ATGACCGCCGGAGGTTTTGATCCGGTGATGTTTGCCCTGTTTCTGGGCTCGCTGTCGCTGATCCCGCTGATGATGATTATCTGCACCTGTTTTTTGAAGATCTCAATGGTGCTGATTATCACCCGTAATGCCATCGGGGTGCAGCAGGTGCCGCCGAATATGGCGCTGTATGGCATCGCACTGGCCGCCACACTGTTTGTCATGGCACCGGTGTTTAGCGACATCAAACAGCGCTTTCAGGATAACCCGGTGAATTTCAGCAATCTGGATGCGCTGGAAAGCAGCGTGAGCAAAGGCATTGAGCCGCTACAGAAATTTATGTCACGCAATACCGACCCGGACATCCTCACCCACTTGCATGAGAACAGCCTGCGTATGTGGCCTGCGGCGATGGCGGAGAAAGTCACCACGCAAAACGTGTTGCTGGTGTTGCCTGCCTACGTGCTTTCCGAATTGCAGGCTGGGTTCAAAATCGGCTTTTTGATTTATATCCCGTTCATCGTTATTGACCTGATTGTCTCAAACGTCCTGTTGGCGCTGGGGATGCAAATGGTCGCACCCACCACGTTATCACTGCCGCTCAAAATGCTGCTGTTCGTGCTGGTCAACGGCTGGACACGCCTGCTCGATGGGCTGTTCTACAGTTATCTGTGA
- the sctV gene encoding type III secretion system export apparatus subunit SctV has translation MAVLIVWLNRFAMSAMQRSEVVGAVIVMAIVFMMIIPLPTDLIDVLIAFNICLSSLLIVLAMYLPKPLAFSTFPAVLLLTTMFRLALSISTTRQILLQQDAGHVVEAFGNFVVGGNLAVGLVIFLILTVVNFLVITKGSERVAEVAARFTLDAMPGKQMSIDSDLRAGLIDAQQARQRRENLAKESQLFGAMDGAMKFVKGDAIASLVIVFINMIGGFAIGVLQNGMAAGDAMHIYSVLTIGDGLIAQIPALLISLTAGMIITRVSADGQKMDNNIGREIAEQLTSQPKAWIISSVGMFGFALLPGMPTLVFLIISLLSLGSGLFQLWRAKQTGLQDALLDGDGLPAEQNGYQDLRRFNPTRAYLLQFNTLWQNTTLAAALVQDIRRLRNRLVYHFGFTLPSFDIEFSPTVPEDEFRFCVYEIPQLRASFGIAMQAVARSQVPPDSADDGQIPGLSSRDEQHLLWLTPEHPLLQQAELTTWQPDALILARMENAIHRSGAQFIGLQETKSILAWLESEQPELAQELQRIMPLSRFASVLQRLASERVPLRSVRPIAEALIDVGQHERDINALTDYVRLALKAQICHQYTQDDSLTVWLLTPETEELLRDALRQTQSDVFFALSQEYAAALLTQLRRAFPPMTSLHALMLVAQDLRSPLRILLQDEFHHVPVLSFTELESHLAINVAGRIDLHDPFHA, from the coding sequence ATGGCCGTGCTGATAGTCTGGCTGAACCGTTTTGCCATGAGCGCGATGCAACGCTCAGAGGTGGTGGGCGCGGTGATCGTTATGGCGATCGTGTTCATGATGATAATCCCGCTGCCCACCGACCTGATTGACGTGCTGATCGCCTTTAACATTTGCCTCTCGTCACTGTTGATTGTGCTGGCGATGTACCTGCCCAAACCTCTGGCGTTCTCGACCTTTCCGGCAGTGCTGTTGCTGACCACCATGTTTCGGCTGGCCTTGTCGATCTCCACCACCCGGCAAATCTTGCTGCAACAAGACGCCGGGCATGTGGTGGAAGCCTTCGGCAACTTCGTGGTGGGCGGCAATCTGGCGGTGGGGCTGGTCATCTTCCTGATCCTGACGGTGGTGAACTTTCTGGTTATCACCAAAGGCTCCGAGCGCGTCGCCGAAGTCGCCGCGCGCTTTACCCTTGATGCCATGCCCGGCAAACAAATGTCTATCGACAGTGACCTGCGCGCCGGGTTGATCGATGCCCAGCAAGCCCGTCAGCGGCGTGAAAATCTCGCCAAAGAGAGTCAGTTGTTCGGCGCGATGGACGGCGCGATGAAATTCGTCAAAGGCGATGCCATCGCAAGCCTGGTGATCGTCTTTATCAACATGATAGGCGGCTTCGCCATCGGTGTGCTGCAAAACGGCATGGCTGCCGGTGACGCGATGCACATTTACTCGGTACTGACTATCGGCGACGGCCTGATTGCCCAGATCCCGGCGCTGCTGATTTCGCTGACCGCCGGGATGATAATCACCCGTGTCTCCGCCGACGGCCAGAAAATGGATAACAATATTGGCCGGGAAATTGCCGAGCAATTAACCAGCCAGCCCAAAGCCTGGATAATCTCCTCGGTGGGCATGTTCGGCTTCGCGCTGCTGCCCGGTATGCCTACGCTGGTGTTTTTGATAATCAGCCTGCTGTCCCTTGGCAGCGGCCTGTTTCAACTGTGGCGCGCCAAACAAACGGGATTACAAGACGCCCTGCTCGATGGCGACGGTTTACCCGCCGAACAAAACGGTTATCAGGATCTGCGCCGCTTCAACCCCACCCGCGCCTACCTGTTACAGTTCAATACCCTCTGGCAGAACACCACGCTCGCCGCCGCGCTGGTACAGGATATCCGCCGTCTGCGCAACCGGCTGGTCTATCACTTCGGTTTCACGCTGCCGTCATTTGATATCGAATTCAGCCCGACGGTTCCCGAAGATGAATTCCGCTTTTGCGTTTACGAAATCCCGCAATTGCGCGCCAGTTTCGGCATTGCGATGCAGGCCGTTGCCCGCAGTCAGGTGCCGCCGGACAGCGCCGACGACGGCCAGATCCCCGGTTTGTCGAGCCGTGACGAGCAGCATTTGCTCTGGCTGACGCCGGAGCACCCGCTCTTGCAGCAAGCGGAACTGACAACCTGGCAGCCCGATGCGCTCATCCTCGCGCGGATGGAAAACGCCATTCATCGCAGCGGGGCGCAGTTCATCGGCCTACAGGAAACCAAATCCATTCTTGCCTGGCTTGAAAGCGAGCAACCGGAGCTGGCGCAGGAGCTACAGCGCATTATGCCGCTGTCTCGTTTTGCCAGCGTGTTACAGCGTCTCGCGTCTGAGCGCGTGCCATTACGTTCCGTGCGCCCCATCGCGGAGGCATTGATAGACGTCGGCCAGCATGAGCGCGACATCAATGCCCTGACTGACTACGTCAGGCTGGCGCTCAAAGCCCAGATTTGCCACCAGTACACGCAGGACGACAGCCTCACCGTCTGGCTACTGACGCCAGAAACCGAAGAGTTGCTGCGCGATGCGCTGCGCCAGACACAGAGCGACGTCTTTTTTGCGCTCTCTCAGGAGTATGCCGCCGCCCTGCTCACACAGCTTCGACGCGCGTTCCCGCCCATGACGTCGCTGCACGCGCTGATGTTGGTGGCGCAAGACCTGCGCAGCCCGCTGCGCATTCTGCTGCAAGATGAGTTCCACCATGTGCCGGTGCTGTCCTTTACCGAACTGGAGTCGCATCTGGCGATTAACGTCGCCGGTCGCATTGACCTGCATGACCCCTTTCACGCCTGA
- the sctW gene encoding type III secretion system gatekeeper subunit SctW, whose protein sequence is MISLNTVSPLLNTGSSTTANDIDEQEPTSSTVSTSAPSSSHDKALNDAMEEVTASFGEQIERKSKAINRRQINQPQSRMLANIERIEKLTELFQLLENPKHPTLDQQIRHMQAMLGQATPPSLEAILQAAGGDAARSDIVLRHVIHQAQQQQDTQLTHAATQSLNQLHQEKGPDVRAGLNTAEAISLFSTDPNQKQALRELYYQRIVHQQSPSALLDALLERFDAPHFAAGLRTLQRALAADIASLAPSIAKSALTKMLTGLNDSRQLSHTLSASQTLLSRLATKMPECTLSAVELTRRLIGLSANGAYARDLHNLGREVAGQDVQRQQWFFNGLLPLVNDLPHPLWRDAKNRLTALQLIRGLIGDLARYEKQQDASSPVTARSQYGG, encoded by the coding sequence ATGATCTCTCTCAATACCGTCTCTCCCTTACTCAATACCGGCAGCAGTACAACTGCCAACGACATTGACGAACAAGAACCGACCTCATCGACGGTCAGCACCAGCGCGCCCTCCTCTTCTCACGACAAGGCGCTGAATGATGCCATGGAGGAAGTCACCGCCAGTTTCGGTGAACAGATCGAGCGCAAAAGCAAGGCGATCAACCGGCGTCAAATCAACCAACCGCAGAGCCGGATGTTGGCCAACATTGAGCGCATTGAAAAACTCACTGAACTGTTTCAGTTACTGGAGAACCCCAAACACCCGACGCTCGACCAGCAAATCCGCCACATGCAGGCGATGCTGGGGCAAGCCACACCGCCATCGCTGGAGGCGATTCTCCAGGCGGCGGGCGGTGATGCCGCACGCAGCGATATTGTGTTGCGCCATGTGATTCATCAGGCGCAGCAGCAACAAGACACCCAACTGACCCACGCCGCGACGCAGAGCCTGAACCAATTACATCAGGAAAAAGGCCCCGATGTGCGCGCGGGCCTGAACACCGCCGAAGCCATTTCGCTGTTTAGCACCGACCCGAACCAGAAGCAGGCGCTGCGTGAGCTCTACTATCAACGTATTGTTCATCAGCAATCCCCCAGCGCGCTGCTCGATGCGCTGCTAGAACGCTTTGACGCACCGCATTTTGCCGCCGGCCTGCGTACCTTACAGCGGGCGCTGGCCGCCGATATCGCCTCGCTGGCACCGTCGATTGCCAAAAGCGCGCTGACGAAAATGCTCACTGGCCTGAATGACTCTCGTCAACTGAGCCATACGCTCTCGGCCAGCCAGACCTTGCTTTCACGGCTCGCGACAAAAATGCCTGAGTGTACACTCAGCGCCGTGGAGCTGACCCGCCGCTTGATTGGCCTGAGCGCCAATGGCGCTTATGCCCGTGACCTGCACAATCTGGGGCGTGAAGTGGCCGGGCAGGATGTGCAGCGCCAGCAGTGGTTTTTTAACGGCTTGCTGCCCCTGGTCAACGATTTACCGCATCCATTATGGCGTGATGCCAAAAACCGCCTGACCGCGTTACAGCTGATTCGCGGGTTGATTGGCGATCTCGCGCGTTATGAAAAGCAGCAAGATGCCTCGTCGCCGGTAACGGCGCGCTCGCAGTACGGAGGATGA
- a CDS encoding RNA polymerase sigma factor, which yields MDTVALKQMDSYQIHTPVNTVDWEQVFRLHGKRLQNFIRKRVSNREDVEDLQQMTYLEVLKNREKFAGASRPETWVFGIALNLVRNHFKQSRHRFHDISDEAPEVAEVLSTDIDPSRITECDHSLKRALHASKHLPEETRKMLMMLLDADVSYQEIAEQLNIPIGTVRSRLSRARGYLRQAVDA from the coding sequence ATGGACACTGTTGCGCTGAAACAAATGGATTCGTATCAGATTCATACCCCTGTCAATACCGTGGACTGGGAGCAGGTTTTCCGCCTGCATGGCAAGCGGCTGCAAAATTTCATCCGTAAACGGGTATCGAACCGTGAGGATGTGGAAGATTTACAGCAGATGACCTATCTGGAAGTGCTGAAAAACCGTGAAAAATTTGCCGGAGCGTCACGCCCGGAAACCTGGGTGTTTGGTATTGCCCTGAATCTGGTGCGCAACCATTTCAAGCAGTCCCGTCATCGCTTTCATGACATCAGCGATGAGGCGCCGGAAGTGGCTGAGGTGTTGTCTACCGATATCGACCCAAGCCGGATAACCGAGTGCGATCACTCGCTCAAGCGCGCCCTGCATGCCAGTAAGCACTTGCCGGAGGAGACGCGAAAAATGTTGATGATGTTGCTGGATGCCGACGTCAGCTATCAGGAGATTGCCGAGCAGCTCAACATCCCTATCGGCACGGTTCGTTCGCGCCTTTCCCGGGCGCGAGGGTATTTGCGTCAGGCCGTCGATGCGTAA
- a CDS encoding type III secretion system HrpP C-terminal domain-containing protein, giving the protein MTPPLPAAQDTALSTPSLLTPDEPSAFADYRDAPFWTLLDDTDDMPAFPDSSWLPFGPPLALHPLLPDEALSAAEQAEPALPACWPALASSLTEMPMLRPGEPLSFSLQLPQLGHVDVRMLTRPAQGWEVSLRFGKRAYEQLKGQRDDCRRSLAGTLRAPVLLQFDSREDDE; this is encoded by the coding sequence ATGACCCCACCGCTGCCCGCAGCCCAGGATACCGCGCTATCAACCCCGTCCCTGCTGACGCCGGATGAGCCATCCGCATTCGCCGATTACCGTGACGCGCCGTTCTGGACGCTACTGGACGACACCGACGACATGCCCGCGTTTCCCGATAGCAGTTGGCTGCCGTTCGGCCCGCCGCTGGCGCTGCATCCCCTGTTGCCTGACGAGGCGTTGTCCGCCGCAGAGCAAGCGGAGCCCGCGCTACCCGCGTGCTGGCCTGCGCTGGCGTCCTCACTGACAGAAATGCCGATGCTGCGCCCCGGCGAACCGCTCTCTTTTAGCCTGCAATTGCCGCAGTTAGGTCATGTCGATGTCCGCATGTTGACCCGACCGGCCCAAGGCTGGGAGGTATCGCTGCGCTTTGGCAAACGCGCGTATGAACAGCTGAAAGGCCAGCGTGACGACTGCCGCCGTTCGCTGGCGGGCACCCTGCGCGCCCCGGTTTTGCTGCAATTTGACAGCCGCGAGGACGACGAATGA
- the sctQ gene encoding type III secretion system cytoplasmic ring protein SctQ: MMAQESKPFTPRRVSRSQACLSRQLAMPQRFAFLRDNEPGELHLRLLPPLPPPAEETISAWSCQAGLLFLEQAGPLLSMLGTCPAIVPSSAAETQDAHGYWALYNHYLSPQLRDWLGEIRPASGHHCGIPANALTLWLTVSCGGQHLGCRLWASADTLQQWLAAPGWQHTYAPLPGHLAIRLPLTLAEVTLSHENLQSLEPGDVICPLKAYFSVHGNGSITLAGWRLSGQLTLDGLAPYRFTVTALEECPVTTPFDDPSDFTDFPSASAPYAMADEAPDGSSHAAHSGYVAALAPLSLALTVRCGYLTLTLQDLQQLAPGSVLILQQALPGEAALYHGEQPLAHGELVEVEGRLALQITRSLSSVVCAPYQAPAS, encoded by the coding sequence ATGATGGCTCAGGAAAGCAAACCCTTCACACCGCGCCGGGTCAGCCGCAGTCAGGCTTGCCTGTCTCGTCAACTGGCCATGCCTCAGCGCTTTGCTTTTCTGCGTGATAACGAACCGGGAGAATTGCACTTACGCTTGCTGCCCCCGCTGCCCCCGCCCGCAGAAGAGACGATCAGCGCCTGGTCTTGCCAGGCCGGGTTACTCTTTCTGGAGCAGGCCGGGCCGCTGTTATCGATGCTGGGCACTTGCCCGGCCATCGTGCCGTCATCCGCCGCAGAAACGCAGGACGCGCACGGGTATTGGGCGCTGTATAACCACTATCTCAGCCCACAATTACGCGACTGGCTGGGCGAGATTCGCCCGGCAAGCGGGCACCACTGCGGGATACCGGCGAACGCACTGACGCTGTGGTTAACCGTCTCGTGTGGCGGCCAGCATCTCGGCTGCCGCCTGTGGGCCAGTGCCGATACGCTACAACAGTGGCTGGCTGCCCCCGGCTGGCAACACACTTACGCGCCGCTGCCCGGCCATTTGGCGATACGTTTGCCATTGACGCTGGCAGAGGTGACGTTGTCACACGAAAACCTTCAGTCCCTGGAACCGGGTGATGTGATTTGCCCACTCAAAGCGTACTTCTCGGTACACGGCAACGGCAGCATAACGCTGGCTGGCTGGCGACTGAGCGGGCAGCTCACCCTCGATGGGCTGGCCCCTTACCGGTTTACCGTGACAGCACTGGAGGAATGCCCTGTGACAACCCCATTTGATGACCCATCCGATTTTACTGATTTCCCTTCAGCCAGCGCGCCATACGCGATGGCGGACGAGGCCCCCGACGGTTCAAGCCACGCCGCTCACAGCGGATATGTCGCCGCGCTAGCGCCGCTCTCTTTGGCGTTAACGGTGCGCTGCGGCTACCTGACGCTGACGCTACAGGATTTGCAGCAATTGGCCCCCGGTTCGGTGCTCATACTGCAACAGGCGCTGCCCGGCGAAGCCGCCTTATACCACGGCGAGCAGCCGCTGGCGCACGGCGAACTGGTCGAGGTGGAAGGCCGTCTCGCACTTCAGATAACACGCAGTCTCAGCTCGGTGGTCTGCGCCCCTTATCAGGCCCCTGCATCATGA
- a CDS encoding type III secretion protein has translation MPASNSTQPVVNMEDEQPDSRVLELQLVVNALLPIRRQRLSRAERHWRETEQRLQHTEAALAQQQARLTQMKNDWQQQRAFFLHEALGKTQTLESLKNQLEQEQQQIRQIQAQVLLCTDWQQQCLHWRQQASDARDAVRVCQKAVEKLEYLFTTYQEAI, from the coding sequence ATGCCAGCCTCTAATTCCACCCAACCGGTAGTGAACATGGAAGACGAACAGCCCGACAGCCGCGTGCTGGAATTACAGCTGGTTGTCAATGCGCTGTTGCCGATTCGCCGCCAGCGTTTAAGCCGCGCTGAACGCCATTGGCGTGAAACCGAGCAACGCCTGCAACACACCGAAGCGGCGCTGGCGCAGCAACAGGCCCGGTTGACGCAAATGAAAAACGACTGGCAACAGCAGCGGGCGTTTTTTTTACACGAAGCGCTGGGTAAGACACAAACGCTGGAGTCGCTCAAAAATCAGCTTGAGCAGGAACAACAGCAGATTCGCCAGATACAGGCGCAAGTGCTGCTGTGTACCGATTGGCAACAACAGTGCCTGCACTGGCGGCAACAGGCCAGCGACGCGCGCGACGCCGTGCGCGTGTGCCAAAAAGCCGTTGAGAAACTGGAATATCTGTTCACGACTTATCAGGAGGCTATATGA
- the sctS gene encoding type III secretion system export apparatus subunit SctS, with protein sequence METLSLFRQAMVLVVMLSAPPLLVAVIVGVLISLLQAVMQLQDQTLPFAVKLVAVGLALAMTGRWIGVELIQLTMLAFNMIEQTRA encoded by the coding sequence ATGGAAACCCTGAGTTTATTTCGACAAGCGATGGTACTGGTGGTGATGCTCTCCGCCCCGCCGCTGCTGGTGGCGGTGATTGTCGGCGTGCTCATCTCGCTGTTGCAGGCGGTGATGCAGTTACAAGACCAAACGCTGCCCTTTGCCGTGAAACTGGTGGCGGTAGGCCTGGCGCTGGCGATGACCGGGCGCTGGATTGGCGTGGAACTTATCCAGTTGACCATGCTCGCGTTTAATATGATTGAACAGACCCGGGCGTGA
- a CDS encoding FHA domain-containing protein encodes MFELRVLTGLHRGAALPLSGTAWRIGCADEADMVLYDPGIRDQHGLLEKHAQGWQLSPLDGVISNSEGHTLTEPLLIQPGTPFAAGGIWLCVVSADTPWQDEDTAASPTETPPQSAPERPAEPDTPSLVAPPSPAPCRAKARLPLWAKFCYLLLGMLLFVIFGSWMLQETAAMPSAPAPQDNRLPLGTPAQLSSTLQTMLAERELEPLVSARQEHDRVVLSGELPALQHTRLARMLVQFHQRYVTALQVENRTTVKNESLPFQIVQVTSGPRANVVTSDGRRIFVGDEVDNLRLVSINDSQIEFRGKQQIKVNW; translated from the coding sequence ATGTTTGAGCTACGTGTTCTGACCGGATTACACCGTGGTGCCGCGCTGCCACTGAGCGGAACGGCATGGCGCATCGGCTGCGCTGACGAGGCGGATATGGTGCTGTATGACCCCGGCATCCGCGACCAGCACGGCCTGCTGGAAAAACACGCGCAGGGCTGGCAACTGTCCCCGCTCGATGGTGTCATCAGTAATAGCGAAGGGCATACGCTGACCGAGCCGCTGCTGATTCAGCCCGGCACGCCGTTTGCCGCTGGCGGCATCTGGCTGTGCGTGGTCAGTGCCGATACCCCGTGGCAGGATGAAGACACCGCCGCCTCCCCGACGGAGACACCGCCGCAGAGCGCGCCTGAACGCCCGGCCGAACCTGATACGCCAAGCCTGGTTGCGCCGCCATCCCCCGCGCCGTGCCGTGCTAAGGCGCGCCTGCCGCTGTGGGCCAAATTTTGCTACCTGCTATTGGGCATGTTGCTGTTTGTTATTTTTGGCAGCTGGATGTTGCAGGAAACGGCAGCGATGCCATCCGCGCCCGCGCCGCAGGACAATCGCCTGCCGCTCGGCACCCCGGCGCAATTAAGCAGCACACTACAAACCATGCTGGCCGAGCGCGAGCTGGAGCCGCTGGTCAGCGCGCGTCAGGAGCATGACCGGGTGGTATTGAGCGGGGAATTGCCCGCGCTGCAACACACCCGGCTGGCGCGCATGCTGGTGCAGTTTCATCAACGCTATGTCACCGCGCTACAAGTCGAGAACCGCACCACGGTAAAAAATGAATCGTTGCCGTTTCAGATAGTGCAAGTCACCAGCGGGCCGCGCGCTAACGTCGTCACCTCGGACGGGCGGCGCATTTTCGTCGGCGACGAAGTGGACAACCTGCGCCTGGTGAGCATCAACGACAGCCAGATAGAGTTTCGCGGCAAACAGCAAATCAAGGTGAACTGGTGA